From Syntrophomonadaceae bacterium, one genomic window encodes:
- the scfA gene encoding six-cysteine ranthipeptide SCIFF — MSGKIVHIKTIVKPDLKTTLATGGCGSCQTSCQSACKTSCTVGNQVCEKK, encoded by the coding sequence ATGTCCGGAAAGATTGTACATATCAAGACCATCGTCAAACCCGATTTAAAAACTACCCTGGCTACAGGGGGCTGCGGTTCTTGCCAGACGTCTTGCCAGTCAGCGTGTAAAACCTCCTGTACTGTGGGCAACCAGGTTTGCGAAAAGAAATAA